The DNA window AGCTTACAATAAAATGGCTAATCTCCCTCCTGAAGCCATTAAACATGGAGTTATAGCAGCATCAGCTGGAAACCATGCTCAGGGAGTTGCTTTATCAGCAAAAAAAATGGGATGTCGTGCTGTTATAGTAATGCCAACAACTAGCCCTCAATTGAAAATAGATGCAGTCAAAAGACTAGGAGGAGAAGTTGTTCTAGTAGGAGAAAGCTATACAGATTCTTACAATCATGCTGTTTTATTAGAAAAAGAAGAGAAATTAACATTTGTACATCCATTTGATGACCCAGATGTAATTGCTGGGCAAGGAACCATTGGGATGGAAATACTAAATCAACATACTAAACCTATAGAAGCTATATTTCTAGCCGTAGGTGGTGGAGGTTTGATCTCTGGAGTAGCTGCTTATGTTAAGCAATTACGTCCTGAAATAAAAATAATAGGTGTACAAACAGAAGATTCAGATGCTATGTATCAAAGCATTAAGGCTGGTAAAAGAGTTGAATTAAAAGATGTCGGCCTATTCTCTGACGGAACAGCGGTAAAATTAGTTGGAAAAGAAACTTTCAGACTAGTACAAAAATATGTTGATGATTTTATTATAGTTAATACAGATTCCATATGTGCTGCTATCAAAGATGTATTCCAAGAAACACGCACAGTGTTAGAGCCAGCTGGAGCAATGGCAATTGCTGCTGCAAAAAAATACGTCTCCGAAAAGAAAATATCAGGAAAAAACTTAATAGCTATATCTTGTGGTGCAAATATTAATTTTGATAGATTAAGATTTGTCGCAGAAAGAGCAGATGTGGGAGAAACGAAAGAAGCCGTTTTTGCTGTTACAATACCAGAAAAAAGAGGAAGTTTTAAAAAATTTTGTGAGCTATTAGGCAAAAAAAATATTACAGAATTTAATTATAGAATATCGGATGAAAAAAATGCTCATATTTTTGTCGGAATAGCAATATCTTCTCTAGAAGAAAAAAATGAACTGGAAAATACATTTCGAAATAATGAATTTCAAGTAATGGATTTAAGTTCTGATGAATTAGCTAAAGCACACCTAAGATATATGGTAGGAGGTCGTTCTAATTTAAGCAATAATGAATTATTATACAGATTTGAATTTCCTGAACGCCCAGGAGCTCTAATAAATTTCCTTAATACTATGAATCCTGAATGGAATATCAGTTTATTTCATTATAGAAATCATGGAGCAGATTATGGAAGAATTCTTGTGGGTATTCAAGTTCCAAATTCTGACAAAGAAATATTTAATAATTTTCTAAAAGAATTATCCTATCCTTACTGGGATGAGAATAATAATCCTGCATACAAGATTTTTTTATAGCAACAATAGATTTGATTGGGTCTTTGTGAGAAAATTATTTTCAATTACCAGAGACTCATCAATCTTTCTTAATCAATTTACCCATATTTAATTGATATATGTTATGAAATATACCATCTGGTATTTCAGCATGCGTCACTAAAATAATACTTCTCTCATAAAATTTATTTATATTTTTTAGATCCATGAAAAAATCTTGTTCTAGTTTATAGTCAAGACCAGCTGTTGGCTCATCCAAAATTAGTATAGAAGATTTTGATAGTAAGGCTCTTGCTAAACATAATCTTCTTGCTTGACCCACTGATAAATTAGAACCATATTCTCCTATCCAAGTATCCAAACCATATGGCAATGAACTTACAAAATTATCCAATTGTACATGAATAAGAACCTGCCATAACTCGTCTTCACTAGCTAGTGAATTACCTATAATAAGATTACTTCTAATACTACCCATAAAAACTGGGGAATCTTGGCTAAGCAATAAAATTCTTTTATGAAGTTCTGACTGAGAACTTTCCTTAATATTACAACCACCAAAACTTATTGATCCATTAATTGGATCTTCCAATCTAATTAACAAGCTTAATAAGGTAGATTTACCAGAACCACTTGGACCAACAATAGCAATTTTTTCTCCAACATTTAAATCAAAACTTAGATCTTTTAAAACATAATCACTATGACTTAATATCCTACTACTATTATAAGTAAAACTAAGATTTTCTACTGATAAAACTCCCTGTAAAGGTAATCTCTTGGGATTAACTTGATCACATATACTAACTTCGCTATTCAAGATCGTATTGACTCTATCGGCACTACCAATTGCAGTCCCTAATTTAGTAGATCCTCTAATAACAGCATTAAATATTTCTAAGAAACCAAAAATACTTAGTAAAATTCCCACAAAAATAGGAAAATCAATTACTGTACCATCAATATAGCGAAAAGTTACAAAGAGCATACCAACTATTAATAATCCTGATAGCAAATTATTTAAATAAATAGCTGTACTTGAGAGAATAGAATATTTTTTTTTATTTGAAGATAAATCTTTGCATAATTTATCAAAATCATATTGTCTTTGTTTAAAAAGATCAAATACAATGACATCTGAATGAGATCTCATTGTTTCTAAAATTGATTCTCTAATTTCAGCTGAGAATTTCTGATTATTCAACCCTAACTTTTTAGAAAAGGTAATTACTATGTAAGGAATCACAACGATTGTTAAAATGATAAAAGGTAAAATAATAAATATACCTATAGGCATAAATTTTAAAGAAAAAATAATAAAACAAATACTTAATATTAAAGCCACAATCATTGGCTCTAAAAATAAAAGAAATACCGTATCTAATGTATCTATATCGTTGGTCATTCTAGATACCAAATCTCCATTACGGTATTTTGCTAGATCTTTTGGAGTAAATCTAATTAATGATTCAAATAACTTTATACGAATATCCGATAAAAGATGCAATATGGCATTATGACCTGTTATTTTCTCAATATATCTTGATATAACTTTTATAATAGAAAAAGCTCTAATCAACGCAGATGGAACAAAAAGGTTAAAATACATACTAGATACAACTAAAACAGATGCAGTCAAAAGCCAACCAGAAACATATAATAAACAAATTCCAGATAAAATAGTTATGAATAAAAAAAACGATGAACAGAGCAAATTAAATTTTCTTTTCTTAAAGAATAGCCATAAAGTATTTAATAATAATTTCATATATCACTAACTAATTTTTTTCTAAAACCCACCTAATAGAAAATCTTTCAGAAACTTGTTTTGAGTGGGTAACGATCAAAAGACTTTTATTTTGAGAGAATGAAATAATTTCTTCCATTAATCTAAGTTCCGTTACTGAATCTAAATGTGCTGTTGGTTCATCTAATAATATGAGAGCTGGATTTCTTAAAAATAGTCTTGCAATTGATATCCTCTGAATTTGCCCCCTTGATAATCCTCGACCATTTTTACCCAACACTGTATCCAAACCATTTTTTAAATCATTTGCAAAGTCTAATACCAATGATCTATTTGCCGCATTTAACAAATCTTTATATGTTGCACATGGATTACCAATCATTATATTCTCAGCAATAGTTCCTTCAAATAAATATGGACTTTGTCCAATTAAACAAGTTTGCATACGCAAACATTTCTTAGGCCATAATCTAGAATCAGTATTATTTAAATCAATATTACCAGTATAATGTCTCAACCCAACTATAGCTTCTAATAAAGAAGTTTTGCCAACTCCACTAGGACCTAGCAAACAAACATGCTGTCCTGGTAATATATCCAAATTAATATTTTTTAATACGTAATCAGAGTTACCTTCATAACATAAATCTAGATTTCTAATACTTAACTTTATTGAATTACTATTAAATTGTTCACAATCAATTTCATTAACTGATATTTCATTAACAGTATTAACATTTTGGTTTAGATCAGGTAAACCACCAAATATATTTCTAATATTATCTGATGCTGCACGAGCTGCAGCTCTATCATGATAATGCAAAGCCATCTGTCTTAATGGAAAATATACCTCGGGAGCCATCAACAAAAAAAATAAACCTATTTGAAATACTAAAGTATTATTACTATTGAGAAAACCTAAAAAATTCAGTCCTATATACAGTGCTACACTAGCAACACCAAGGGATGCAAAAAATTCCAATGCAGCAGATGAAATAAATGCAATTTTTAAAACATCTAATGTACTATATCTTAAAGAATCACAAACTTTTTTCAAATGGGTTAACTCCGCTTCTTCTCTGCCATACATCTTAAGAGTATCTAAACCTCTCACCCTATCGGCAAAAAAACCTGATAATCTAGCAAAAGAACTCAAATGTTTTTTGCTTGCTTCTTCCGCTCCAAATCCAATTAAAACCATAAATAATGGTATTAGAGGAATAGTAATCAGTAATAATATTCCAATTGTCCTATTAAACAACATAATAAAAATAGAAAATGCTATAGGAGTAATAATGGCATTTATTGCAACTGGAATATATTTAGAAAAAAATCCGTCTAAAACTTCCACTTGATCAATTATGCTAGCAGCAATTTCTCCTGAGATTCTTGTTTTAGACCATTGCGGACCTTGGGTCCATATGCAATAAAATAATAGCTGTCTTATCTTATATTTAATATTTTCTGATGCAAATATACCTGCTATATCACCTAAATAAATAGTCGAAGATCTTAATAAATACAAAAATACAAAAATAGATATTTGCTTATACAAGTCCGTAATTATCAAATGATCTATAACAATACCTGATACTATTTTAGAGAAAAACCATAATTGTAGAATTAAAAAAACACCACTTAACAATGGTGCTAATATAGCAATAAACATTGCAAGAGGCGTAAATTTAACCAGTCCTCTAAGCCAAGACCCTAAGGCCTTGGCTATCTCTTTTGGTAATTTATTTTTTATTTCCACAGAGAAAAATTATAATTATAACGTTTAATTATCATCTGTTTTATTTTGATATTCAAATAAAACAGCACTAATTATACTAAGAGAAGCAGCAAAACATAGACCAATTATCCATGAAAAATACCACATAGAACTCTCCGAAATATTATTAATAAGAATTTGGCGTATCATTAACAGAAGCTTCTGTAACAACTCCTCTCATAACCCTATATACCCAAGAAGTATACAATAATACGATTGGTAATAATAATACTACTACTAACAACATAATCCACAAAGTGAAACAACTTGAAGAAGCATCCCATAAGGTCAAACCTCCTCTACAATCACCTAAAGAAGATGGCAATAAGAAAGGAAATAAGGAAACACCGACAGTTACTATAATTCCTATTATCGCACAAGTAGAACCCAAGAAAGCTACTCTATAACTTTTACTTAGAAAACCCATAATTGATAACAAAGATCCAATAATTCCTAAAATAGGGACTAACCACATAGCAGGAAACTTCTCATAATTTAGTAACCAACCTCCCTCCCTAACCTCTACTATCTTCAACAATGGATTTGACGCAGCATTATAATCTATATTATTTACTATAATTTGCCCATCCAAGCTCTTAACCCAGAAACCACCTGCTATAAATAGCAAAGCTGTAAGCAAAGCAAAAACAACTCCTAATTTCCAAGCCCGATCCTGAATAATACCATCAGTTTTAATTGCTAAAAAAGCAGCTCCATGCGTTAACAACATAGATACACTTAAAAAGCCAGCTAACAAGGCAAAAGGACTAAATAATTGCAAAAAAGAACCTTCATAAATCACACGAAGTGTAGACTGATCAAAACCTAAAGGAACTCCTAATATAACATTACCAACAGCAACCCCAAATACAAGTGACGCAACCACTCCAGTAAATGATAATGCCATGTCCCATGAATTTCTCCAAGACGGAGATTCTAATTTGCTTCTATATTTGAAAGCAACTGGTCTTATTATTAAAGCTACCAAAAGTAAGAGCATAGCCAAATAAAAACCAGAGAAAGCAGCTGCATATATTAAAGGCCAAGCAGCAAAAATAGAACCTCCTGCAGTTATAAGCCAAACTTGATTACCTTCCCATACTGGCCCAACTACATTAATAACAACTCTCCGTTCATTATCACTCTTTGCCACGAAAGGAAGTATAGCAACAATCCCTAGGTCAAAACCATCAGTTAAAGCAAAGCCAACCAACAAAACTCCCAACAGCACCCACCAAATTATCCGTAAGGTAGCATAATCTAAAAACATGATAGATTCCATAACAGTCTCTCTTTAATTATTGAATTTCATTCTATTTATTTTATCGAGAAGTTATTTCAGAAATAGAAACATCATCTGCTAACATAGGCCCTTTTCTAATAGCATTCAACATAACTTTAAAGCCCAATATAAATAAAACCGTATATATTAATAAAAATATTGTCAAGCTAATTGAAAGATCTAGAATTGTCAAACCAGAAGCAGCATAACAAGTAGGAAGAACTCCTTCAATAACCCATGGTTGCCTACCATATTCTGCAACCAACCAACCACAATCTATTGCAATCCAAGGAAGAGGTAAAGTGAACAACGCCAATTTTAAAAGAAATTTAGATTTATAAAGTTTGTTCTTCCACGATAACCATAGAGATACTGAAAATAAAAGTATAAAATAAAAACCTAATAACACCATAATTCTAAAAGCATAGAACAAATAAGTTATTCCACCAGGAATTACATAAGAAGCTGCCTTATCTATATCCTCGTCTGTTATATTATTAAAATCTGTTTTATAACGTTTCAATAAAAGGCTATATCCAAGATCACTCCAATGTTCATCAAATACTTTCCTTGCTTCATCATCTTGCGAATTAGATCTAATTTTTTCAAGTGCATTATAAGCAAGAAGACCATTTTTTATTCTAATCTTAGCTAACTCTACCAAATCATTAATACCAATTAATTTTTCATCTAAAGAACGAGTTGCTATGATACCCATAACGTATGGAATCTTTATCTCAAAATCATTCTTCCTTTTTTCTGCATTAGGCCATGCTAATAAATTAAAACCAGCTGGGGCAGGCTCAGTTTCCCACATGGATTCAATAGTAGCAAGTTTCATTTTCTGATGATCACTAGCTAAATAACCACTCTCATCACCTAATATCACTGCTGATATAGAACCACAAAAACCAAATGCTACAGCCACAGCTACAGATCGCTTCGCGATATCTGTATATTTGTTTTGTAATAAATACCATGCACTAATAGCAAAAACGAACACTGCACCAGTAATGTAACCAGCACTAACAGTATGGACAAATTTTGACTGAGCAACAGGATTAAAAAGCACAGCAGTAAAATCTGTCATTTCCATACGCATTGTGTCTGGATTAAAAACAGCACCAACTGGATTTTGCATCCAGGCATTCGCAATCAAAATCCACAAAGCTGAAATGTTAGAACCTATTGCAACTAACCAGGTTACTATCAAATGACTGATTTTTGATAAACGATTCCAACCAAAGAAAAATAATCCTACAAAAGTTGCTTCTAGGAAAAAAGCCATTAAACCTTCTATAGCGAGCGGAGCTCCAAAAATATCACCTACATAATGACTATAATAGGACCAGTTCATACCAAACTGAAATTCCATCACAACACCAGTTGCAACGCCAAGAGCAAAATTTATACCAAATAACGTACCCCAAAACATCGTTATTCGCTTCCATATCTCTTTGCCAGTAATTACATAAACGCTCTCCATTATTGCTACTAATACCGATAAGCCCAATGTTAAAGGGACAAAGATAAAATGATAAAAAGCTGTGGCAGCGAATTGAAATCTAGACAGGTCAACTACATCAATATCAAACATTAAATCGCCCCTCAATACAAAGATAAGCAAATAGATTTAGATAAAAATAGCAAGTATGCTAAAACATTGTCTTAAAAACAAATTATTTAACAGAATATAATATAAAAACAATTCAATTTAAAACAGGAATATTATAACTTACCTTGCAATAATATTATGTTGTCTTATCACAATATATTAAAACAAAATTTAAAATATTATTAGTGACAAGCTATAACAAACTTTACTAAAATACATAAAATTTGACATCACAGGATAAACCATCCAACTATATTAAATAGAGAAATATTACGATAATAACCGTACATTTCAATATAGAAGCTAAGAATTTTGTTTATTTTTCGGACTCAAAAGTTGAATAAAAACAAACAAATATTAGATTTTTATGTAATTTTAATTCGTAATATAAGTTATATCGCTATCATACAATAATTTTAAGTTATAGAACACATTAACAAATTAATAGATATAAATAATCGATAAAATTATAAACGATAGTTTAAGAATTACAGCAACCAGAATATTAATAATTATACTATTACTAATCAGTTGGTCTCTGCTGTCTGAATATAATTATATAGAAACAAGCGAAAAAATCTGTAAACAAAAAACTGTAGACACGAACTTTAAAGTAATCAAAACTGATTCTGAAGGATACATCAATAAAGTATTTACAGGAGATAGCATTAAACAGATAAATAGTCAAAATATTGAAGCTGTAAAACACAATATTATTATTATTTTGGAAAAATATTAAAATGTCTAATTTTAAATATAGAAATAACAAGAGCATTAGTGACAGATCCAAAATTCTTGCTACTACTATTTGAACCATTTGCTGGTATTTATCCTATTTCTATTGTCGAAATACAACATATTATAAATTTTCTAAAAAAACCGCGGTCTAGGTGTATTAATCACAGATCATAATGCGAGATAAACACTAAAAATATGCAACAGAGCCTATATCATTAACAACTGAAAAATGATAACTAGCGGTAGTCCTAAATAAATAGTAACAAATAATTCTGTAATAAAAATATACCTAGGGAATAATTTTTCAATTATAGTATCTACAAATTTTTAGATTTATTAAATGACTTATTCTATTAGAGAGCACCGATATGGATATACAAATAATAGGAAAAAATATAGAAGTAACTCAAGCCTTACATGATTATGTTTCTTGTAAGATTAACCATGCCATTAAACATTTTACAGACGTAAATAAAATTACAGTATCTCTTTTTATAGAAAATGAACAACATACTGTAGAAGTCAACATTAATGTAGACAATAAGATTATACACTGCAAAGCTTCTGAAAAAAACTTGTATACATCTTTAGATATAATTGCTGAAAAAATAGAAATAATATTACATAAAAATAAAGAGAAGAAACAACTAATTAAACATATTAGTTAGGACAACGAATAATTTATATTATTATTCAATCATTATTGATTATAGACCATCAGCAATTTCTTTGACAGGTATTAGAAACCAATATTCTTAATTATAAAATAATCAACTTGCTTTTATTTTATTAGGTCAATGAAAACTG is part of the Candidatus Kinetoplastibacterium crithidii genome and encodes:
- the ilvA gene encoding threonine ammonia-lyase, biosynthetic; the encoded protein is MSTDYLKRILTAKVYDVARETPLEAMPLLSNRISNNIFIKREDTQPVFSFKLRGAYNKMANLPPEAIKHGVIAASAGNHAQGVALSAKKMGCRAVIVMPTTSPQLKIDAVKRLGGEVVLVGESYTDSYNHAVLLEKEEKLTFVHPFDDPDVIAGQGTIGMEILNQHTKPIEAIFLAVGGGGLISGVAAYVKQLRPEIKIIGVQTEDSDAMYQSIKAGKRVELKDVGLFSDGTAVKLVGKETFRLVQKYVDDFIIVNTDSICAAIKDVFQETRTVLEPAGAMAIAAAKKYVSEKKISGKNLIAISCGANINFDRLRFVAERADVGETKEAVFAVTIPEKRGSFKKFCELLGKKNITEFNYRISDEKNAHIFVGIAISSLEEKNELENTFRNNEFQVMDLSSDELAKAHLRYMVGGRSNLSNNELLYRFEFPERPGALINFLNTMNPEWNISLFHYRNHGADYGRILVGIQVPNSDKEIFNNFLKELSYPYWDENNNPAYKIFL
- the cydC gene encoding thiol reductant ABC exporter subunit CydC, which produces MKLLLNTLWLFFKKRKFNLLCSSFFLFITILSGICLLYVSGWLLTASVLVVSSMYFNLFVPSALIRAFSIIKVISRYIEKITGHNAILHLLSDIRIKLFESLIRFTPKDLAKYRNGDLVSRMTNDIDTLDTVFLLFLEPMIVALILSICFIIFSLKFMPIGIFIILPFIILTIVVIPYIVITFSKKLGLNNQKFSAEIRESILETMRSHSDVIVFDLFKQRQYDFDKLCKDLSSNKKKYSILSSTAIYLNNLLSGLLIVGMLFVTFRYIDGTVIDFPIFVGILLSIFGFLEIFNAVIRGSTKLGTAIGSADRVNTILNSEVSICDQVNPKRLPLQGVLSVENLSFTYNSSRILSHSDYVLKDLSFDLNVGEKIAIVGPSGSGKSTLLSLLIRLEDPINGSISFGGCNIKESSQSELHKRILLLSQDSPVFMGSIRSNLIIGNSLASEDELWQVLIHVQLDNFVSSLPYGLDTWIGEYGSNLSVGQARRLCLARALLSKSSILILDEPTAGLDYKLEQDFFMDLKNINKFYERSIILVTHAEIPDGIFHNIYQLNMGKLIKKD
- the cydD gene encoding thiol reductant ABC exporter subunit CydD, which produces MEIKNKLPKEIAKALGSWLRGLVKFTPLAMFIAILAPLLSGVFLILQLWFFSKIVSGIVIDHLIITDLYKQISIFVFLYLLRSSTIYLGDIAGIFASENIKYKIRQLLFYCIWTQGPQWSKTRISGEIAASIIDQVEVLDGFFSKYIPVAINAIITPIAFSIFIMLFNRTIGILLLITIPLIPLFMVLIGFGAEEASKKHLSSFARLSGFFADRVRGLDTLKMYGREEAELTHLKKVCDSLRYSTLDVLKIAFISSAALEFFASLGVASVALYIGLNFLGFLNSNNTLVFQIGLFFLLMAPEVYFPLRQMALHYHDRAAARAASDNIRNIFGGLPDLNQNVNTVNEISVNEIDCEQFNSNSIKLSIRNLDLCYEGNSDYVLKNINLDILPGQHVCLLGPSGVGKTSLLEAIVGLRHYTGNIDLNNTDSRLWPKKCLRMQTCLIGQSPYLFEGTIAENIMIGNPCATYKDLLNAANRSLVLDFANDLKNGLDTVLGKNGRGLSRGQIQRISIARLFLRNPALILLDEPTAHLDSVTELRLMEEIISFSQNKSLLIVTHSKQVSERFSIRWVLEKN
- the cydX gene encoding cytochrome bd-I oxidase subunit CydX, which encodes MWYFSWIIGLCFAASLSIISAVLFEYQNKTDDN
- the cydB gene encoding cytochrome d ubiquinol oxidase subunit II; the encoded protein is MESIMFLDYATLRIIWWVLLGVLLVGFALTDGFDLGIVAILPFVAKSDNERRVVINVVGPVWEGNQVWLITAGGSIFAAWPLIYAAAFSGFYLAMLLLLVALIIRPVAFKYRSKLESPSWRNSWDMALSFTGVVASLVFGVAVGNVILGVPLGFDQSTLRVIYEGSFLQLFSPFALLAGFLSVSMLLTHGAAFLAIKTDGIIQDRAWKLGVVFALLTALLFIAGGFWVKSLDGQIIVNNIDYNAASNPLLKIVEVREGGWLLNYEKFPAMWLVPILGIIGSLLSIMGFLSKSYRVAFLGSTCAIIGIIVTVGVSLFPFLLPSSLGDCRGGLTLWDASSSCFTLWIMLLVVVLLLPIVLLYTSWVYRVMRGVVTEASVNDTPNSY
- a CDS encoding cytochrome ubiquinol oxidase subunit I produces the protein MFDIDVVDLSRFQFAATAFYHFIFVPLTLGLSVLVAIMESVYVITGKEIWKRITMFWGTLFGINFALGVATGVVMEFQFGMNWSYYSHYVGDIFGAPLAIEGLMAFFLEATFVGLFFFGWNRLSKISHLIVTWLVAIGSNISALWILIANAWMQNPVGAVFNPDTMRMEMTDFTAVLFNPVAQSKFVHTVSAGYITGAVFVFAISAWYLLQNKYTDIAKRSVAVAVAFGFCGSISAVILGDESGYLASDHQKMKLATIESMWETEPAPAGFNLLAWPNAEKRKNDFEIKIPYVMGIIATRSLDEKLIGINDLVELAKIRIKNGLLAYNALEKIRSNSQDDEARKVFDEHWSDLGYSLLLKRYKTDFNNITDEDIDKAASYVIPGGITYLFYAFRIMVLLGFYFILLFSVSLWLSWKNKLYKSKFLLKLALFTLPLPWIAIDCGWLVAEYGRQPWVIEGVLPTCYAASGLTILDLSISLTIFLLIYTVLFILGFKVMLNAIRKGPMLADDVSISEITSR
- the raiA gene encoding ribosome-associated translation inhibitor RaiA translates to MDIQIIGKNIEVTQALHDYVSCKINHAIKHFTDVNKITVSLFIENEQHTVEVNINVDNKIIHCKASEKNLYTSLDIIAEKIEIILHKNKEKKQLIKHIS